A single region of the Nitrosomonas sp. Is79A3 genome encodes:
- a CDS encoding ParB/RepB/Spo0J family partition protein, whose translation MTKQKGLGRGLDALLSGNGNADFAEESLQSLEITKLQPGKYQPRTNMDQVALAELAESIKAQGVMQPILVRPISADRFEIIAGERRWRAAQLAGLTEVPALIRKVADESALAMSLIENIQRENLNPLEEAMGIQRLINEFGMTHQTAGEALGNSRSTISNLLRLLNLSAPVQELMMQGKIDMGHGRALLSLASVQQIKIANVIVQKQLSVRETEKIVNQIEHPALKKVKKPDRDLLRLQEDVSERLGAQVAIKPKRNGQGNIVIHYTSLDQLDDILSKL comes from the coding sequence ATGACAAAACAAAAAGGACTGGGAAGAGGTTTGGATGCCTTATTGTCGGGCAATGGGAATGCCGATTTTGCGGAAGAATCGCTACAAAGCCTTGAAATAACCAAGCTTCAACCCGGAAAATACCAACCCAGAACCAATATGGATCAGGTGGCTTTGGCAGAGCTAGCCGAGTCGATCAAAGCGCAAGGTGTCATGCAGCCGATTCTGGTGCGGCCCATCAGTGCGGACCGCTTTGAGATCATCGCGGGCGAACGCAGATGGCGTGCAGCCCAATTAGCGGGATTGACCGAAGTGCCGGCGCTGATACGAAAAGTAGCCGATGAATCGGCGCTCGCCATGTCGTTGATTGAAAACATCCAGCGTGAGAATCTGAATCCATTGGAAGAAGCCATGGGCATTCAGCGTCTGATTAATGAATTTGGTATGACGCATCAAACGGCAGGTGAAGCGCTAGGCAATTCACGCAGCACGATTTCCAACCTGTTGCGTTTGCTCAATTTGTCTGCACCGGTACAGGAATTGATGATGCAGGGTAAAATTGATATGGGACATGGGCGTGCGCTGTTGTCATTAGCGTCTGTGCAACAAATTAAAATTGCCAATGTGATCGTGCAAAAACAGCTTTCAGTGCGCGAAACGGAGAAAATCGTCAATCAGATTGAACACCCTGCACTTAAAAAGGTAAAAAAACCCGATAGAGATCTGTTGCGATTACAGGAAGATGTTTCCGAGCGTCTTGGTGCGCAGGTGGCGATCAAGCCGAAGAGGAATGGCCAAGGCAATATTGTCATTCACTATACCAGTTTGGACCAATTGGATGATATTCTCAGTAAGTTATAA
- a CDS encoding Trm112 family protein has translation MDARLLDILVCPLCKGPLIYKKEDKELICKPDRLAFAIKDGIPIMLAEEARRIPDEVEIK, from the coding sequence ATGGATGCAAGATTGCTGGATATTTTGGTATGTCCCCTCTGTAAAGGGCCGCTGATTTACAAAAAAGAAGACAAGGAACTGATCTGCAAGCCTGACCGGCTCGCATTTGCGATCAAAGACGGTATTCCAATCATGCTGGCAGAGGAAGCGCGCAGGATACCGGACGAAGTTGAAATTAAATAA
- a CDS encoding ADP-ribosylglycohydrolase family protein yields the protein MNSSIRLEPRVAAILGALIADSAALGLHWLYDPERIAQIEKIKGLVFLEPDANDYADTSGYFAHGNKSAGDSSGYGEICLLMLRHFAQHGQFDRVAYQTEYRSHFGPGGAYIGYVDSPTRQTLQTLLPLKPEEFPENSGADDDQFAALAAIPAVVAAHTGPQAALKAKVDQIVRLTNHNGTAVAAAQYAGYVLLEVLNGQSITQALTNALPYAGEKLTPLLEEVMQIPRLDSTRVTKRFGSACHVLEGLPVLAHIAQHAPDYRTAIEENIRIGGDSCGRAIMLGAIMAAYTAQHSEQHSAIPLEWAARYLKLPIATNACAQL from the coding sequence ATGAATTCAAGTATTCGGCTTGAGCCCCGTGTGGCGGCTATTTTGGGTGCATTGATTGCAGATTCCGCGGCATTGGGTCTGCATTGGCTTTATGATCCCGAGCGCATTGCACAGATCGAAAAAATTAAAGGGCTGGTTTTTTTGGAACCCGATGCAAACGATTACGCAGATACCAGCGGATACTTTGCGCATGGCAATAAATCAGCGGGCGATTCATCCGGATATGGTGAGATATGCCTGCTGATGTTGCGGCATTTTGCACAGCATGGCCAATTTGATCGCGTTGCATACCAGACGGAATACCGCAGTCATTTTGGTCCGGGCGGCGCTTATATCGGTTATGTCGATTCGCCCACACGCCAAACCCTGCAAACATTATTACCACTCAAACCCGAAGAATTTCCGGAAAACTCCGGCGCCGATGATGATCAGTTTGCCGCGCTGGCAGCGATACCGGCCGTAGTAGCCGCGCATACCGGGCCGCAAGCAGCATTGAAAGCTAAAGTAGATCAGATCGTACGTCTGACCAATCATAACGGCACGGCTGTTGCAGCAGCGCAGTATGCGGGCTACGTTTTGCTGGAAGTATTGAACGGACAATCCATCACTCAAGCGCTCACGAATGCACTGCCGTACGCAGGAGAGAAGCTGACGCCCCTGCTTGAAGAAGTTATGCAAATCCCCAGGCTCGATAGTACAAGAGTGACTAAACGCTTTGGCTCAGCCTGTCACGTATTGGAAGGATTGCCGGTACTTGCGCATATTGCTCAACATGCGCCCGATTACCGCACGGCCATTGAAGAAAATATCCGCATCGGCGGCGACAGTTGCGGCCGTGCCATCATGCTCGGAGCCATCATGGCGGCTTATACAGCGCAGCACAGTGAACAGCATTCCGCTATTCCGCTTGAGTGGGCTGCCCGCTATCTAAAGTTACCTATCGCTACGAATGCTTGCGCACAACTCTGA
- a CDS encoding CoA ester lyase: protein MSHTLYETTIQRVQRCELAVPGSSPGMFEKALISGVDFVFLDLEDAVAPDDKVQARKNVIQALNDLDWKGHGITVSVRINGLDTQYMVRDVVDLVEQAGHKIDTLLIPKAGVYADIYMVQAMITQLEMQQGLKNRIGLEALIETALGMANVEDIARNGAAGRLEALHFGVADYAASNRARTTNIGGLNPDYPGDQWHFAISRMIVACRAYGLRPIDGPFGDIKDPDGYVLAAKRAAALGCEGKWAIHPTQIELANDVFTPPAREIEKAKRILAALKEAAAQGKGAAALDGRLIDAASERMANNVVKVAEAIAAKNG, encoded by the coding sequence ATGAGTCACACGCTATACGAAACCACTATTCAGCGGGTACAACGCTGCGAATTAGCAGTTCCAGGTTCCAGCCCGGGGATGTTTGAGAAAGCACTCATTAGCGGCGTAGACTTTGTTTTCCTCGATCTGGAAGATGCCGTAGCGCCCGATGACAAAGTACAAGCACGCAAGAATGTCATCCAGGCGCTCAACGATCTGGATTGGAAAGGTCATGGCATCACGGTTTCAGTACGTATCAACGGTCTGGATACCCAGTATATGGTGCGCGATGTCGTTGATCTGGTGGAACAGGCCGGGCATAAGATCGATACACTGCTAATCCCGAAAGCCGGAGTGTATGCAGATATTTATATGGTTCAAGCGATGATAACCCAGCTTGAAATGCAGCAAGGCCTGAAAAACAGAATCGGCCTGGAAGCACTGATTGAAACAGCACTGGGTATGGCGAATGTGGAAGACATTGCACGCAATGGCGCAGCAGGACGGCTGGAAGCATTGCACTTTGGTGTTGCCGATTATGCCGCCAGTAACCGTGCCAGAACCACCAACATCGGCGGTCTGAATCCGGATTATCCAGGCGATCAGTGGCATTTTGCCATCAGCCGCATGATCGTGGCGTGCCGTGCCTATGGCTTACGTCCTATCGATGGTCCTTTTGGCGATATCAAGGATCCGGATGGTTATGTATTGGCCGCTAAACGTGCGGCGGCATTGGGCTGTGAAGGAAAATGGGCGATTCATCCCACGCAAATCGAATTGGCGAATGACGTATTTACGCCACCAGCCCGCGAAATTGAAAAAGCAAAACGTATTCTGGCCGCGCTCAAAGAGGCTGCTGCGCAAGGTAAAGGCGCTGCTGCGCTGGATGGCCGCTTAATCGACGCGGCTTCTGAAAGAATGGCCAATAATGTGGTGAAAGTCGCTGAAGCGATTGCAGCAAAAAACGGATAA
- a CDS encoding malate--CoA ligase subunit beta, whose protein sequence is MNIHEYQAKEILAEYGVKIAEGGLAYSAVEAVQRAREIDGDVWVVKAQIHSGARGKAGGIKVCRTHAEVEQAAEALLGKNLVTHQTGPAGKICSRLYIEAGTSIAKEMYLSFMIDRSSERVIMVGSAQGGMEIEKLAETNPEAIIKIYIEPAVGLQDFQARKMAFALNIDSAQLNHAVKTIKGCYRALRDLDANVLEINPLVLTTNNEIVALDAKMAFDENALFRRHKIAELRDNTQVDNREVAAAEAGLSYVGLDGDIGCMINGAGLAMATMDMIKLAGGEPANFLDVGGGASAERTEKAFRLVLADAGVKAMLVNIFAGINRCDWIAEGVVHAVKNIDMKIPLVVRLSGTNVEEGRRIIADSGLPIITADTLADAAEKVVRARNEVVAKKA, encoded by the coding sequence GTGAATATTCACGAATATCAAGCAAAAGAAATTTTGGCTGAATACGGCGTCAAAATTGCTGAAGGCGGTTTAGCCTATAGTGCAGTGGAAGCCGTACAACGTGCCAGAGAAATTGATGGCGACGTTTGGGTTGTCAAAGCACAGATTCATTCCGGGGCGCGCGGTAAAGCGGGCGGAATCAAGGTTTGCAGAACACATGCTGAGGTGGAGCAAGCAGCCGAAGCATTGCTGGGAAAGAATCTGGTTACGCATCAAACCGGACCTGCCGGAAAAATCTGTTCCAGGCTATATATTGAAGCAGGAACCAGTATCGCCAAGGAAATGTATTTGTCATTCATGATTGACCGCAGCAGCGAGCGCGTCATCATGGTCGGTTCAGCGCAAGGCGGCATGGAAATTGAGAAACTGGCTGAAACCAATCCGGAAGCGATTATCAAGATTTATATCGAACCGGCAGTCGGATTGCAGGATTTCCAGGCGAGAAAAATGGCTTTTGCCTTGAATATCGACAGTGCGCAACTGAATCACGCGGTTAAAACGATCAAAGGCTGCTACCGTGCCTTGCGCGATCTGGATGCCAACGTGCTGGAAATCAATCCATTGGTGTTAACCACCAACAACGAAATCGTTGCACTCGATGCCAAAATGGCTTTTGACGAGAACGCATTGTTCCGCCGCCACAAGATTGCAGAGTTGCGTGACAACACGCAAGTAGACAATCGTGAAGTCGCTGCCGCGGAAGCAGGCTTGAGCTATGTCGGTCTGGACGGGGATATCGGCTGTATGATTAATGGCGCAGGGCTGGCGATGGCGACCATGGATATGATTAAACTGGCTGGCGGCGAGCCTGCCAACTTTCTCGACGTCGGCGGCGGTGCGTCGGCTGAGCGTACAGAAAAAGCTTTTCGTTTGGTGTTGGCAGATGCCGGCGTTAAAGCGATGCTGGTGAATATTTTTGCCGGTATCAACCGCTGTGATTGGATCGCAGAAGGGGTTGTACATGCGGTCAAAAACATCGATATGAAAATACCGCTGGTGGTTCGTCTGTCGGGAACCAATGTAGAAGAAGGCCGTCGCATTATTGCGGATAGCGGCTTGCCGATTATCACAGCCGATACGTTAGCGGATGCAGCGGAGAAAGTCGTACGCGCACGTAACGAAGTCGTCGCAAAAAAAGCCTAG
- the sucD gene encoding succinate--CoA ligase subunit alpha: protein MAILINENTRIIVQGFTGKIGTFHAQEMIDYGSKVVGGVTPGKGGQTHLGLPVFNTVKEAVDQVGAEASIVFVPPAFAADSIMEAADAGIKYCVSITDGIPTQDMMTVKNFLRRFPKEERMLLAGPNCAGTISPGRAMLGIMPGHIYIRGNVGVVGRSGTLGYEAADQMRLLGIGISTSVGIGGDPITGSSHRDILERLEQDPETKVALMIGEIGGPQEVEAGRFAKENMTKPLVAYIAGLTAPEGRRMGHAGAIISSAGESAAEKVAILKELGVTICPTPSLMGQTIAEVLAKM from the coding sequence ATGGCGATTTTAATCAACGAAAATACACGAATTATTGTTCAAGGTTTTACCGGAAAAATCGGCACCTTCCATGCACAGGAAATGATTGACTATGGTTCCAAAGTGGTCGGTGGCGTTACTCCTGGTAAAGGTGGACAAACTCATCTGGGATTGCCGGTATTCAATACGGTCAAAGAAGCAGTCGATCAAGTCGGTGCAGAAGCCAGCATTGTTTTTGTGCCGCCCGCATTTGCTGCAGATTCCATCATGGAAGCTGCCGATGCCGGTATCAAATATTGCGTATCCATCACCGATGGCATCCCGACGCAAGACATGATGACGGTGAAGAATTTCCTGCGCCGCTTCCCCAAGGAAGAACGCATGCTGCTGGCAGGCCCCAATTGCGCGGGCACAATCAGCCCAGGCCGTGCCATGCTGGGAATTATGCCCGGACATATTTATATACGCGGAAATGTCGGTGTTGTGGGCCGCTCTGGCACATTGGGGTATGAAGCCGCCGATCAAATGCGCTTGCTGGGAATCGGAATTTCAACCTCTGTAGGCATTGGCGGCGATCCGATCACCGGCAGCTCGCATCGTGACATTCTGGAAAGATTAGAACAGGACCCTGAAACCAAGGTGGCGCTGATGATCGGTGAAATAGGCGGTCCGCAAGAGGTGGAAGCCGGCAGATTCGCCAAAGAAAACATGACCAAGCCGCTGGTAGCTTATATCGCCGGTCTGACTGCGCCGGAAGGACGGCGCATGGGACATGCAGGCGCTATTATTTCTTCCGCGGGTGAGAGTGCGGCTGAAAAGGTCGCGATTCTGAAAGAACTCGGCGTCACCATTTGCCCGACACCATCCTTGATGGGACAAACCATTGCGGAAGTTTTAGCAAAAATGTAA
- a CDS encoding YqhA family protein — METKDSSGNIPLRRIHPIAHFLFLTRWLQLPLYLGLVLAQCVYVFHFWVELSDLIGAVLGNQNALQHILDTVTIKGAERPTKLTETAIMLVVLGLIDVVMISNLLIMVIIGGYETFVSRMNLEGHPDQPEWLSHVNASVLKVKLATAIIGISSIHLLKTFINASAYDEKTLLAQTGIHMAFLLSAIAIAYCDRIITQTSQQSTEH; from the coding sequence ATGGAAACTAAAGATAGTTCAGGAAATATTCCTTTAAGACGAATTCACCCAATCGCACATTTTCTTTTTCTCACTCGCTGGTTACAGTTGCCTTTGTACCTGGGATTGGTTTTAGCGCAATGTGTGTATGTGTTTCATTTCTGGGTTGAATTATCTGATTTGATTGGCGCCGTGCTGGGTAATCAAAATGCATTACAGCATATTCTCGATACGGTCACGATAAAAGGCGCAGAAAGGCCCACCAAGTTAACTGAAACGGCCATTATGCTGGTTGTTCTCGGATTGATCGATGTAGTGATGATCTCCAATCTGCTGATCATGGTCATTATTGGCGGTTATGAAACCTTTGTCTCGCGCATGAATCTGGAAGGACACCCCGATCAACCGGAATGGTTGTCGCATGTAAATGCTTCTGTTTTGAAGGTTAAACTGGCAACCGCCATTATCGGGATTTCGTCGATACACCTGCTGAAAACCTTTATCAACGCCAGTGCGTACGATGAAAAGACATTGCTTGCACAAACGGGCATACACATGGCTTTTTTACTTTCGGCCATTGCCATCGCCTACTGTGATCGCATTATTACGCAAACCAGTCAACAATCGACGGAACACTGA
- a CDS encoding nicotinamide-nucleotide amidohydrolase family protein, with translation MAVKVGERLAQCGLLLVTAESCTGGWLGQAVTAVAGSSAWYERGFITYSNASKCEMLGVQQATLDQYGAVSAQTAQEMALGALNKSRAQISVSITGIAGPEGGTATKPVGMVCFACAIKEGSVQQETRFFTGNREAIRRLAVATALQGILQLLHDVTAVA, from the coding sequence TTGGCAGTTAAAGTTGGGGAACGCCTTGCTCAGTGCGGATTGCTGCTGGTAACCGCCGAATCTTGTACCGGCGGCTGGTTAGGCCAAGCCGTCACTGCCGTGGCAGGCAGCTCAGCCTGGTATGAGCGGGGGTTTATCACGTATAGCAACGCTTCCAAATGTGAAATGCTGGGCGTTCAGCAAGCGACATTGGATCAATATGGCGCCGTATCCGCGCAAACAGCACAGGAAATGGCCCTCGGAGCGCTGAACAAAAGCCGTGCGCAGATTAGCGTATCGATCACCGGGATTGCCGGCCCCGAAGGCGGTACTGCAACAAAGCCCGTGGGGATGGTTTGTTTTGCCTGTGCAATCAAAGAGGGTTCAGTGCAACAAGAAACCCGGTTTTTTACAGGAAATCGCGAAGCCATACGGCGTTTGGCAGTGGCTACAGCTTTGCAGGGAATACTGCAGTTATTGCATGATGTAACGGCTGTAGCCTGA
- a CDS encoding acyltransferase family protein yields the protein MQADRSSRMPFIDALKAICCLLIIAHHLAIYGPMSDIAYPLIPALLDWLREYGRIAVQMFFVIAGFLVAAKHAPQGLSLVTTPIRLIQHRYLRLITPYLAALTLAIGCAALARVWMNHASIPGTPNLFQLLAHIFLLHDLLNQEVLSAGIWYVAIDFQLFVLTILLFWISKQIQNRYPDFQMLGLALIISLTTASLFFFNRDTYWDETALYFFGSYGLGILIYWASVSRHQLFWFIVLSALIFAALTVDFRSRIALAGSVMLILGLAQYYDVLNSRRVPGYLAYLGRASYSIFLVHFPISLVINAAFFRFLPHQPAIHLFGLLLAVGASIGAGILLFNWLEARPVTYRMHILLPTGFITFGLLVALLGNS from the coding sequence ATGCAAGCTGATCGTTCATCAAGGATGCCTTTTATTGATGCTTTAAAAGCTATTTGTTGTTTACTGATTATCGCGCATCACTTGGCCATTTATGGTCCTATGTCGGATATCGCCTACCCGTTGATCCCCGCTTTATTGGATTGGCTGCGTGAATACGGAAGAATCGCTGTGCAAATGTTTTTTGTCATCGCAGGTTTTCTTGTAGCTGCAAAACATGCGCCACAGGGATTATCTTTAGTCACAACACCCATCCGGCTGATACAACACCGCTATCTGAGATTGATCACGCCGTATTTGGCTGCTTTAACGTTAGCGATTGGATGCGCCGCATTGGCCAGAGTCTGGATGAACCACGCATCGATTCCTGGCACACCCAATTTGTTTCAACTGCTGGCACATATTTTTTTACTACACGATCTGTTAAACCAGGAAGTCCTGTCAGCAGGCATCTGGTACGTTGCCATTGATTTCCAGTTATTTGTATTAACGATTCTACTCTTCTGGATTTCCAAACAAATCCAGAATCGATACCCGGATTTTCAAATGCTCGGTCTGGCTTTAATTATCAGTTTAACAACCGCTTCTTTATTCTTTTTTAATCGGGACACCTACTGGGATGAAACGGCTTTATATTTTTTTGGTTCGTATGGTCTTGGTATTCTGATTTATTGGGCTTCTGTCAGCCGGCATCAGCTTTTCTGGTTTATCGTGCTGAGCGCATTGATTTTTGCAGCGTTAACCGTTGATTTCCGTTCACGCATAGCCTTAGCAGGCAGTGTCATGCTGATACTGGGATTGGCTCAGTACTATGACGTTTTGAACAGTAGACGTGTGCCCGGTTATCTGGCTTATCTTGGACGCGCTTCCTATTCTATATTTCTGGTTCACTTTCCGATATCGCTGGTCATCAATGCGGCATTCTTCAGATTCTTACCGCATCAGCCAGCCATTCACTTATTCGGCCTGTTGTTAGCCGTTGGCGCGAGTATCGGCGCTGGTATTTTACTTTTTAACTGGCTTGAAGCGCGCCCGGTAACGTATCGGATGCATATCTTGCTACCTACGGGATTTATTACATTCGGCCTACTCGTGGCATTGCTTGGAAATAGTTAG